CGATCTTGAGGTCGTTCTGGTTGATCTCAAGCTCTTCGGGCTCGTCCACCTCGGGGAGGACCAGCACGCCGGCCGCGGAGGTGTGGATGCGGCCCTGGGATTCGGTGACGGGAACGCGCTGGACGCGGTGCACGCCGCCCTCGAACTTCAGGCGGGCGTAAACGCCCTCGGCAGGATCGTTCGAGTTGCCCTTCACGGCCACCTGGACGTCCTTGTAGCCGCCAAGGTCGGATTCGGTGGCGGAAATGATTTCGGTTTTCCAGCCGCGCGATTCCGCGTACCGGGTGTACATGCGCAGCAGGTCGCCGGCAAAGAGCGCAGCCTCGTCGCCGCCCTCACCGCCCTTGACTTCAAGGATGACGTTGCGGGCGTCATCAGGATCGCGCGGAATGAGCAGCCGACGCAGCTTGGCCGCGGCGGTTTCCAGCGCGGCCTCAAGCTCGGGAACCTCGGCAGCAAACTCGGGGTCCTCCCCCGCCATTTCCTTCGCGGCAGCAAGGTCATCCCGGATGGCCTCCCACTTGTGGTAGGCCTCAACAATGCCATTAAGCTGAGCCGACCGCCGCCCCAGCTTCCGGGCAAGCCGCTGGTCAGCATATACAGCAGGATCCCCCAGCTGCGCCTGGATGGAGTCATGCTCATCAAGCAGGCCCTGTACGGACTCAAACATTTAAACCTCTTTCGACTTGTACAAGTCTAGTTACTGCAACGCGGGGTCAGTTAACGCCCATTCCAGGGCTCCCGGAGGGCCAAAAGTGACCCCGCGTTGCGTCTCTTGGTACGGAACCGTTAACGACGAACCGCTCAAAATATGCCGGCCAGGGAGCGTTCGATGACTCCCAACCTTCGCAAGCTCAGGTCGGGGCCATGCAATCTCTCTTACGGGCCACCCGGCGTAGGGGCGGGACCGGCATATTTTGAGCGGTAACTCAGCTACTTGTCGTTATCCGACTTCGCACCAAGGGTCGTCTTCTGGACCTGCATGAGGAACTCAACGTTGCTCTGGGTTTCCCGGATCTTGTTGGTCAGCAGTTCAAGGCTCTGCTGGGTCTCGAGTCCGGAGAGGACGCGGCGCAGCTTCCACATGATCTTGACTTCCTCGGGCGAGAGCAGGTTCTCCTCGCGGCGGGTGCCGGACGCATTGACGTCCACGGCCGGGAAGATGCGCTTGTCAGCCAGCTGGCGGGACAGGCGGAGCTCCATGTTGCCGGTGCCCTTGAACTCCTCGAAAATGACCTCGTCCATCTTGGACCCGGTCTCCACGAGCGCGGTGGCCAGGATGGTGAGCGAGCCGCCGTTTTCGATGTTGCGGGCTGCACCGAAGAAACGCTTGGGCGGGTACAGTGCCGCGGAGTCGACACCACCGGACAGGATGCGGCCTGAAGCCGGTGCTGCCAGGTTGTAGGCGCGGCCCAGGCGGGTCATGGAGTCGAGGAGCACCACAACGTCCATGCCCATTTCCACGAGGCGCTTGGCACGTTCGATGGAAAGCTCGGCCACGGTGGTGTGGTCGTCGGCGGGACGGTCGAAGGTGGAGGCAATGACCTCGCCCTTGACGGTGCGCTGCATGTCCGTGACTTCTTCGGGGCGTTCGTCAACCAGCACCATCATGAGGTGGACCTCAGGGTTGTTGGTGGTGATCGCGTTGGCGATGGACTGCAGGATGAGCGTCTTTCCGGCCTTCGGCGGGGAGACGATCAGGCCGCGCTGGCCCTTGCCGATGGGCGCCACGAGGTCGATGACGCGGGGGCCGATCTTCTTGGGATCGGTCTCCAGGCGCAGGCGCTCGGACGGGTAGAGCGGAACCAGCTTGGCGAACTCGACCCGGTCCTTCAGTTCTTCGGCGGTCTTGCCGTTCACCGAGGTGACGCGGACCAGTGCATTGAACTTCTGGCGGGCGGACTGCTGGCTGCGGTCTTCGCCATCGCGGGGTGCCCGGATGGCGCCGACGACGGCGTCACCCTTGCGGAGGTTGTACTTCTTGACCTGGGCCAGGGAGACGTAGACGTCGTTGGGGCCCGGCAGGTATCCGGAAGTGCGGATGAACGCGTAGTTCTCCAGGACGTCCAAGATACCGGCTACCGGCAGGAGGACATCGTCTTCGGTGACCTCGACGTCGTCGACATCCGGTCCCTGGGAGCGGCCGCGGCGGCGGTCATTGCGGTCGCGGAAGCGGTCGTTGCGCGAGCTGTTGTCCCGGTCCTGGCCGCCCGAGCGGTCATTGCGGTCGTTCCGGTCGCGCCGGTTGCGGCGGTTGCGGCGGCTGCCGCCGTCGGAATCGTCACCGTCGCGGCTGTCCTCCCGGCGGGAGCCTTCGCGCTGGCCGGCCTCGCGGCTGCCTGCGTTGTCACGGCCGCCGTCTGTGCCCTCACGCGGGCCGCCGTCGCGGCCGCGGGTGCGGCCGCCGTCACGGCGGTCCGTGCGCTGGCCTGCGTCGCCCTCAACCGGAGCTTCGGTGCGCTGTTCTGAGGCGCGCTGTTCTGAGGCGCGCTGTTCCGCGGCCTGTCCTGCGGGGCGCTGTTCGACGTCGGCCTGTCCGGCTGGAGCCTCGGCGGCCTCCGTACCCTGGGGCGCTGCGGCGGCAGCTTCGCCGCGGCGGCGGTTGCGGGTGCGCGGCTGGCGGCGCTCGGTGGCGCCTTCAGTAGCCTCGGAAGCCTCCGCAGGAGCTTCGACCGGCCCGGCGGCGCCGGTTTCTGCAACGGCGGTTTCGGCGGCAGCAGCGGATTCGGCGGCGGCCGGAGCCACCACTCCGTCGCTCACTGCGCGGCGGCTGCGGCCACGGCGTGCACGGGTGCCTTCGGCGGGCGCTTCCGGAGCTTCAGCCGGAGCGGCGGCAACCGGGGCGGAGACGGCGGGGGCGGCAATGCTCTCGGCACGCTTCTCGGTTGCCTTGGCAGGAGCCTTGGCCAGTGGGGTGCCGGCACGATGGGCGGAGATGGCTGAGACCAGGTCCCCCTTGCGCATCCGGGAACCGCCGGAAATACCGAGCTGGCTGGCAAGTGCCTGCAGCTGGGCGAGCTTAAGGCCTGCGAGGCCGCTGCTCTTGGCGGGTGCGGCCGGCGATTCGGCAGCAGAAGATGATAGTTCCACAGCTGGCGACAGCTCAGTGGTTTCGGTCACGAAGGATCCTTCCCCCTCGACGGCGTCCAGACGAGGAGCTGAACGCGATGATTTGATCTGGGTTGCAGTTCAGATCTGCAGCCGGATTGTTCGGCCTTGCCGGTTGGAGTTCGGCCAGCAGGGCCGGATACTGATTCACCTTCCACTCCGCCCGTGGCGAAGGGATGGACTGACGCATCAGGGGCAGCTTAAGACTGCAGATTCCTGCGACAGACCAAGCAGGCGGCACCGGAATAGATTGCGCAGTAGGAGATCAAATCGCAAATGAATGCTGGAGGAGATCAGATAGGCGGAATTACCGCCGGTGCATCTCCACCTTAGCACCTTCAACGTCCACTGCCAGCTTCAGAACGCGCCATGCGATATCCGGCGTGTTGGCTTCGATGAAGTCCTGGATGAAAGCCACGACGGCGGCCGCCTTGGCTTCTCCGTCGGCAAGGACCAGCACGGTGGGACCGGCACCCGAAACGACGGCGGCATATCCTGCCGCGCGCAGCGCGCCGATCAGCGCTGCGCTGGGGCGCATTGCCTCCGCCCGGTAGCTCTGGTGCAGGTAGTCCTCGGTGCCGGCCAGCAGGAATTCGGGTTTAGCCGTCAGTGCGTGGATCAGCAGCGCGGCGCGGCCTGCATTCATCGCGGCGGCGTGGTGGCCCACCGATGCCGGCAAGAGGGCCCGGGCCGCCTCCGTGGAAAGTTCGAAGTCAGGCACCGCAACAACGGGGATGACCGATTCCGACACTGTTGCCCGCGTGCTCCTGTACTGGTCATTGTTCTGCCAGGACAGTGCCAGTCCGCCGAAAATGGCAGGTGCGACGTTGTCCGGGTGCCCCTCCATCTCGGATGTGAGCTGGAGAATCCAGTCCTTGCCGCGGCGGGCAGCCTCAGGGACCAGGGCATTGGCTGCGGTCACGGCGGCTACCACTGCCGACGCCGAGGACCCGAGCCCCCGCCCGTGCGGGTTGATGTTGTCCGCAGTGATCCGAAGCCCCTCGTGCCGGAAGCCCAGGCGGTGCAGGGCTTCCGTGAGGGCCCTGACCACCAAGTGGCTGGCATCTCGTGGAAGTGTTTCAGCCCCCTCGCCGCTGAGGTCGAAGTGAAGCTCGCCACTGCCCAGTGTTTCCACCGTCAGGGTGTCGTGCAAAGACAGGGCGAGCCCCAGGCTGTCATATCCCGGGCCCAGGTTCGCGCTGGTGGCGGGCACGCGGACGGTCACCAGCTGGCCGGCCGGAACTGCCGGCGCAGCGGCTGCGGACTCGGCAGGCACGGTGAGGGTGGTTTCCACGGTTACTTGTCTTCCAGTCCCAGTTCGGCTGCAACTGTCACGACGTCGTTGGGCACCTTGACCGGCTGCACATCGCTGCCGTCCTCGGTGCGCAGGGCCCACTGGGGGTCCTTGAGGCCATGGCCCGTAACGGTGATGACGATCGTCTTGCCTGACGGAACTTCACCAGCGGCGTGCTTCTTCAGCAGCCCGGCCACGCCGGCGGCAGATCCGGGCTCCACGAAAACGCCCTCGCGTGCGGAGAGCCAGCGGTGCGCGTTCAGGATTTCCTCATCCGTGACTGCCTCGATCAGTCCGCCGGATTCGTCACGGGCGCCGATGGCGCCGTCCCAGGAGGCGGGGTTGCCGATCCGGATGGCCGTGGCGATGGTGTCCGGTTCGGTTATGGGGTGGCCGGCAACAAAGGGGGCTGCGCCTGCCGCCTGGAAACCCCACATGGCGGGGGTCTTGGTGGAGACGGCGGGAAGGGTGCCGGCCGTTTCGGACTCGAAGGGCGCGGAGTACTCCTTGTAGCCCTTCCAGTAAGCGGTGATGTTTCCGGCGTTGCCGACCGGCAGGACGTGGATGTCCGGAGCGTCGCCCAGCGCATCGACGATTTCGAAGGCTCCGGTCTTTTGGCCCTGGATGCGGGCGGGGTTGACGGAGTTCACCAGGAACACCGGGTAGGACTCCCCCAGCTTGCGGGCGATGTCCAGGCAGTTGTCGAAGTTGCCGTCCACCTGCAGCAGCGTGGCGCCGTGGGCGATGGCCTGGCTGAGCTTCCCCATGGAAATCTTGCCTTCCGGCACCAGGACAGCGCACTTGAGGCCGGCAGCGGTGGCGTAGGCGGCAGCAGAGGCGGAGGTGTTTCCGGTGGAGGCGCAGACCACAGCCTTTGCCCCGGCGGCAACGGCGGCGGTCATGGCCATGGTCATGCCGCGGTCTTTGAAGGAACCGGTGGGGTTCATGCCCTCAACCTTCAGGTACACCTCGGAACCGGTGAGCTCAGAGAGCTTCTGCGCGTGCACCAGCGGTGTGCCGCCTTCACCCAGGGTGATGACCTTGGTGGATTCCGTCACGGGCAGACGGTCAGCGTATTCGCGGATGACGCCGCGCCATTGGTGAGCCACTTAGACTCCTTCTACCCGCAGAACGGATGTAACTGAGTTGATGACGTCCAGGCCTTTGACGGCCTCGACGGTGGCCGCAAGGGCAGCCTCTGACGCGCGGTGGGTAATGATCCGCAGTTCGGCCGATTCCGTGTTGGATTCGGCGTCCTTGTGGATGGTTTGCCGCATGATTTCGATGGATACGCCGTGCTCCGCGAAGAGCTGTGCGATGCGGGCCAGGACACCGGGCTGGTCAGCGACGTCGAGGCCGATGTAGTAGCTGGTGGTGGCTGCATCGATGGGCAGGGCCGGAACATGGCCGGTTGT
The Arthrobacter sp. PGP41 genome window above contains:
- the prfA gene encoding peptide chain release factor 1 — protein: MFESVQGLLDEHDSIQAQLGDPAVYADQRLARKLGRRSAQLNGIVEAYHKWEAIRDDLAAAKEMAGEDPEFAAEVPELEAALETAAAKLRRLLIPRDPDDARNVILEVKGGEGGDEAALFAGDLLRMYTRYAESRGWKTEIISATESDLGGYKDVQVAVKGNSNDPAEGVYARLKFEGGVHRVQRVPVTESQGRIHTSAAGVLVLPEVDEPEELEINQNDLKIDVYRSSGPGGQSVNTTDSAVRITHLPTGIVVAMQNEKSQLQNREAGMRVLRARILAHQQEQIDAENSAQRKSQIRTMDRSERIRTYNYPENRIADHRTGYKAYNLDQVMNGDLEPVIQSAIEMDEQARLDAIGD
- the rho gene encoding transcription termination factor Rho; translated protein: MTETTELSPAVELSSSAAESPAAPAKSSGLAGLKLAQLQALASQLGISGGSRMRKGDLVSAISAHRAGTPLAKAPAKATEKRAESIAAPAVSAPVAAAPAEAPEAPAEGTRARRGRSRRAVSDGVVAPAAAESAAAAETAVAETGAAGPVEAPAEASEATEGATERRQPRTRNRRRGEAAAAAPQGTEAAEAPAGQADVEQRPAGQAAEQRASEQRASEQRTEAPVEGDAGQRTDRRDGGRTRGRDGGPREGTDGGRDNAGSREAGQREGSRREDSRDGDDSDGGSRRNRRNRRDRNDRNDRSGGQDRDNSSRNDRFRDRNDRRRGRSQGPDVDDVEVTEDDVLLPVAGILDVLENYAFIRTSGYLPGPNDVYVSLAQVKKYNLRKGDAVVGAIRAPRDGEDRSQQSARQKFNALVRVTSVNGKTAEELKDRVEFAKLVPLYPSERLRLETDPKKIGPRVIDLVAPIGKGQRGLIVSPPKAGKTLILQSIANAITTNNPEVHLMMVLVDERPEEVTDMQRTVKGEVIASTFDRPADDHTTVAELSIERAKRLVEMGMDVVVLLDSMTRLGRAYNLAAPASGRILSGGVDSAALYPPKRFFGAARNIENGGSLTILATALVETGSKMDEVIFEEFKGTGNMELRLSRQLADKRIFPAVDVNASGTRREENLLSPEEVKIMWKLRRVLSGLETQQSLELLTNKIRETQSNVEFLMQVQKTTLGAKSDNDK
- the thrB gene encoding homoserine kinase — its product is METTLTVPAESAAAAPAVPAGQLVTVRVPATSANLGPGYDSLGLALSLHDTLTVETLGSGELHFDLSGEGAETLPRDASHLVVRALTEALHRLGFRHEGLRITADNINPHGRGLGSSASAVVAAVTAANALVPEAARRGKDWILQLTSEMEGHPDNVAPAIFGGLALSWQNNDQYRSTRATVSESVIPVVAVPDFELSTEAARALLPASVGHHAAAMNAGRAALLIHALTAKPEFLLAGTEDYLHQSYRAEAMRPSAALIGALRAAGYAAVVSGAGPTVLVLADGEAKAAAVVAFIQDFIEANTPDIAWRVLKLAVDVEGAKVEMHRR
- the thrC gene encoding threonine synthase codes for the protein MAHQWRGVIREYADRLPVTESTKVITLGEGGTPLVHAQKLSELTGSEVYLKVEGMNPTGSFKDRGMTMAMTAAVAAGAKAVVCASTGNTSASAAAYATAAGLKCAVLVPEGKISMGKLSQAIAHGATLLQVDGNFDNCLDIARKLGESYPVFLVNSVNPARIQGQKTGAFEIVDALGDAPDIHVLPVGNAGNITAYWKGYKEYSAPFESETAGTLPAVSTKTPAMWGFQAAGAAPFVAGHPITEPDTIATAIRIGNPASWDGAIGARDESGGLIEAVTDEEILNAHRWLSAREGVFVEPGSAAGVAGLLKKHAAGEVPSGKTIVITVTGHGLKDPQWALRTEDGSDVQPVKVPNDVVTVAAELGLEDK